Sequence from the Clostridia bacterium genome:
CCAGGCTGTTTTGGGTAATACGGGAGAAGCCCAGCTCCCGGGCCACCATGTCCCGGTCCAGGGGGAAAGTGGTGCCCGCCAAAGCCCCGGACCCCAAGGGTAGGCTGTCCGCCCGTTTCCCGCAATCCTGCAGCCGTTCGTAGTCCCGGGCGAACATCTGGAAGTAGGCCATGAGATGGTGAGCGAAGGTAATGGGTTGGGCCTTTTGCAAGTGGGTGTAGCCCGGCATCACCGTCTCCAGGTGCTGCGCGCTTAATGCCAAAATGGTCTTTTGCAAGTCCTTCAACAAAGCGCAGATTTCGTTGATTTCTTCCCGCAGGTACAGCCTGGTACCCAGGGCCACCTGGTCATTCCGGCTGCGGGCCGTGTGGAGTTTCTTGCCTACTTCGCCCACCCGCTCTGTCAGGAGTTTTTCGATGTTCATGTGGATGTCTTCGGCGCCGACTTCGAACTCTACCCGGTCGGCTTCGATATCCTGGAGCAGGCTGGCCAAACCCTGCAGCAGGGTTTCCGTTTCTTCGGGTGTCAGCACCCCGGTCTTACCCAGCATGCGAGCATGGGCCATGCTGCCCAGGATGTCCTGGCGATACAGTCGCCGGTCGAAGCTGATGGAGGAATGAAAATCCTCCACCAGCCGGTTGGTTTCTTTTTCAAACCTGCCGCCCCACAGTTTCATGGACGATCAGCTCCGTTTTTCCGGTTCATCAGGGCTTTAACTTTCAAGGGAAGGCCAAAAAGATTGATGAATCCCTCGGCATCCCGGTGGTTGTACATTTCATCCCTGCTGAAAGTCGCCAGCTGCGGGTCGTAGAGGGAATAGGGTGATTTGGTGCCGGCCACGGTGCATTGTCCTTTATACAGTTTCATCCGGACGGTACCGGTCACCGTCTCCTGGGTGACGTCCACAAAAGCATCCAGGGCTTTCCGCAAGGTGGAGTACCACAGGCCGTCGTACACCAGTTCCGCATATTTCAGGGCCACTTGCTGTTTATAGTGCAAGGTTTGCCGGTCCAAAGTCAAGTATTCCAGGGCTTGGTGGGCTTTGAATAGAATGGTGCCGCCGGGGGTTTCGTACACGCCGCGGGATTTAATGCCCACCAGCCGGTTTTCCACCAGGTCTTCGATGCCGATGCCGTGGGCGGCGCCCAGTTCATTCAGCTTTTTCACCAGGGCCACCGGTTCGTAGGAAAGGCCGTCAATCTTAACGGGTATGCCCCGGTCAAACTCGATTTCCACATAAGCAGGCCGGTCGGGAGCTTGTTCCGGCGGGGTTACGATCTGCAGCATTTCCGGTTTTGGTTCGTTCCACGGGTCTTCTAAATCCCCGCCTTCATGGCTTAGATGCCACAGGTTCCGGTCCCGGCTGTAAATACTCTTCTTCGTGACCGGCACGGGAATGCCCCGGGCTGCCGCATAGTCGATGGCATCTTCCCGGGATTTGATGTCCCACAGCCGCCAGGGAGCGATGACTTTAAGATCGGGGTTGAGGGCTTTGACGGTGACTTCAAAACGCACCTGGTCGTTGCCTTTGCCCGTAGCGCCGTGGGCTACCGCTTCCGCCCCTTCCCGCTCCGCAATTTCCACCAGCCGCTTGGCAATGACGGGCCGGGCCATGGCAGTGCCTAACAGGTACTTGCCTTCATAAACGGCGCCGGCCTTCAAAGTGGGCCAGATGAAGTCCTTGACGAATTCCTCCCGGAGGTCTTCAATATAGATTTTGGCGGCGCCTGACTTGATGGCCTTTTCCTCCAGGGGCGCCAGTTCTTCCCCTTGGCCTAAATCTGCCGCCATGCAGATGACTTCGTACCCTAAGTTTTCCTTGAGCCAGGGAATGATGATGGAAGTATCCAGTCCGCCGGAATATGCCAGGACAACTTTTTTCATGGGCAATTCTCTCCTTTAATCGGTTTCTCCGCTGGTTTGTCTCAGCATGATGTTTACCCTCCTCGGCGGGCCAAGGAGAGTAGAGGGCAATGTTAACGGCCCGGCCAGGCCGGGGCCGGGAAAACTCCATGCAGGTGGCAAACCGCCGCTTATGCCGGTTATTCCACGGTAACGCTTTTGGCCAGGTTTCTGGGTTTATCCACGTCGCAGCCTTT
This genomic interval carries:
- a CDS encoding argininosuccinate synthase, translating into MKKVVLAYSGGLDTSIIIPWLKENLGYEVICMAADLGQGEELAPLEEKAIKSGAAKIYIEDLREEFVKDFIWPTLKAGAVYEGKYLLGTAMARPVIAKRLVEIAEREGAEAVAHGATGKGNDQVRFEVTVKALNPDLKVIAPWRLWDIKSREDAIDYAAARGIPVPVTKKSIYSRDRNLWHLSHEGGDLEDPWNEPKPEMLQIVTPPEQAPDRPAYVEIEFDRGIPVKIDGLSYEPVALVKKLNELGAAHGIGIEDLVENRLVGIKSRGVYETPGGTILFKAHQALEYLTLDRQTLHYKQQVALKYAELVYDGLWYSTLRKALDAFVDVTQETVTGTVRMKLYKGQCTVAGTKSPYSLYDPQLATFSRDEMYNHRDAEGFINLFGLPLKVKALMNRKNGADRP